A genomic segment from Amphiprion ocellaris isolate individual 3 ecotype Okinawa chromosome 17, ASM2253959v1, whole genome shotgun sequence encodes:
- the LOC111581992 gene encoding type-1 angiotensin II receptor B-like, which translates to MEQLNFTVVESTSSSPGFPPDVVPAVLLSICFVLGVPGNIAVVLLRHKWQHLSGMSHSLMLNLAFSDLLCLLTLPLWIYSLLYSWTFGLEACKVVIFLSYCSVYGSQLSVTMVSVQRYLMVVSPTKCQHLGGKRLLVVVWLVAALLSIPSYVFQQLFVYQNWSECTRLYSPSANSVAALLTESVVGFILLFVMAFAYIHISRKVKRQTNRLVTSIIVTSFILWVPYHTLNVLGIAAVSLNIRDLWDFFHKAFGITVAVTFVNSCLNPLLYAFASYNMRQRTTTDHSAAVTTVEELKE; encoded by the coding sequence ATGGAGCAGCTCAACTTCACCGTGGTTGAATCGACCTCCTCGTCTCCTGGATTTCCACCTGATGTGGTCCCTGCAGTGCTGCTGTCCATCTGCTTCGTGCTGGGAGTTCCTGGAAACATCGCCGTGGTTCTTCTCAGACACAAATGGCAGCATCTGTCCGGAATGAGCCACAGTTTGATGCTGAATCTGGCTTTTTCAGACCTGCTCTGCCTGCTCACCCTCCCGCTGTGGATTTACAGTTTGCTGTACAGCTGGACCTTCGGCCTGGAAGCCTGCAAGGTGGTCATCTTCCTGTCATACTGCAGCGTTTACGGCAGCCAGCTGAGTGTGACGATGGTGAGCGTCCAGCGCTACCTGATGGTTGTGAGCCCGACGAAGTGCCAACATCTTGGAGGGAAGAGGCTGCTGGTTGTGGTGTGGCTGGTTGCAGCGCTGCTGTCCATCCCTTCATACGTGTTTCAACAGCTGTTCGTATATCAGAACTGGTCAGAATGTACGCGTCTCTATTCCCCCAGTGCTAACAGTGTGGCTGCACTGCTGACCGAATCCGTGGTGGGATTCATTCTGCTTTTTGTCATGGCGTTTGCTTACATCCACATCAGCAGAAAGGTGAAGCGGCAGACAAACCGACTGGTCACCAGCATCATCGTGACCTCTTTTATCCTGTGGGTGCCGTATCACACCCTGAATGTACTCGGCATCGCTGCCGTTTCTCTCAACATCAGGGATTTGTGGGACTTTTTCCACAAAGCCTTTGGAATTACCGTCGCTGTAACATTTGTGAACAGCTGCCTGAATCCACTCCTGTATGCGTTTGCTTCTTACAACATGCGCCAAAGAACCACGACAGATCATTCAGCTGCCGTCACCACGGTTGAAGAGCTGAAAGAGTGA